Proteins from one uncultured Cohaesibacter sp. genomic window:
- a CDS encoding nucleoside/nucleotide kinase family protein, protein MNKESLKQKTAEVCALVEQHKRPDGRTILAIAGAPASGKSTLADSVVKALNAGHEGEVPKAALLPMDGYHLDNRILKAHGLFPRKGAPETFDAVGFCEAVKSLSKSDGLTYFPTFDRSRDIAIAGAIEIAPTTPIIVVEGNYLLLRTAPWNALADAFSASVFVNPGLDELTRRLNKRWLRYGLDPEAAAKRTEMNDLVNARLVLKQSIKADLVLD, encoded by the coding sequence ATGAATAAAGAAAGCCTGAAACAGAAGACGGCAGAAGTTTGCGCGCTTGTCGAGCAGCATAAAAGGCCAGATGGACGCACGATCCTCGCCATAGCCGGAGCGCCTGCGTCAGGCAAGTCCACGCTCGCTGACAGCGTCGTCAAGGCGCTGAATGCGGGCCATGAGGGAGAAGTGCCCAAGGCGGCGCTTCTGCCGATGGATGGCTACCATCTGGACAACCGGATTCTGAAGGCACATGGTCTGTTCCCTCGCAAAGGGGCTCCGGAAACATTTGATGCCGTGGGATTTTGCGAGGCCGTCAAAAGTCTCTCAAAATCTGATGGGCTCACCTACTTTCCCACCTTTGATCGCAGCCGGGATATTGCCATTGCCGGAGCTATTGAAATTGCGCCGACAACGCCGATCATCGTGGTGGAGGGCAACTATTTGTTGCTCCGCACCGCGCCGTGGAATGCGCTGGCCGATGCCTTCTCCGCCAGTGTGTTCGTCAATCCGGGGCTTGACGAGTTGACCCGGCGCCTTAACAAGCGCTGGCTGCGCTATGGCCTTGATCCGGAAGCCGCTGCCAAGCGCACGGAAATGAATGATCTGGTCAATGCTCGCCTTGTTCTCAAGCAGAGCATCAAGGCCGATCTGGTGCTGGACTAA
- the ugpC gene encoding sn-glycerol-3-phosphate ABC transporter ATP-binding protein UgpC, whose amino-acid sequence MNEQVNLQRIQRQAGLCLRRVSKSFGSVEVIRDVDLDIEGGEFVVFVGPSGCGKSTLLRLIAGLEEVTSGDVLIAGKDVTEEDPSDRGIAMVFQTYALYPHMTVAQNMGFGLKVAGRSKTEVEEKVGQAADVLQLNDYLDRRPGQLSGGQRQRVAIGRAIVRDPDVFLFDEPLSNLDAELRVDMRIEIARLHQKLGNTMIYVTHDQTEAMTLADKIVVLRAGRIEQVGSPSTLYDDPDNMFVGGFIGSPKMNFMDGVIRQNGVEVAGVILQTRPIVNRPADGTPVHVGIRPEHWRLAEEGRTAVPFKVGFSEFLGGASYLYGTIGEKSCTVNVEREAISERGSVLNLMADADHICLFDQNEQRIR is encoded by the coding sequence ATGAACGAGCAAGTCAATCTACAGCGCATTCAACGACAGGCGGGCCTGTGCTTGCGGCGTGTCAGCAAGTCTTTCGGCTCGGTCGAGGTCATCCGCGATGTTGATCTTGATATCGAGGGCGGCGAATTCGTCGTCTTTGTCGGTCCATCCGGTTGCGGCAAGTCCACCCTGTTGCGGCTCATTGCCGGACTGGAAGAGGTTACCAGCGGCGATGTGCTGATTGCCGGCAAGGATGTCACCGAGGAAGATCCATCAGACCGGGGCATCGCCATGGTGTTCCAAACATATGCCCTTTATCCGCATATGACGGTGGCGCAGAATATGGGCTTCGGGCTCAAGGTGGCCGGACGGTCCAAGACCGAGGTCGAGGAGAAGGTGGGACAGGCTGCCGATGTTCTGCAGCTCAACGACTATCTCGACCGACGCCCCGGGCAGCTCTCGGGCGGCCAGAGGCAGCGTGTCGCCATCGGACGGGCGATTGTGCGCGATCCCGATGTCTTCCTGTTCGACGAACCGCTTTCGAACCTTGATGCCGAACTGCGCGTGGACATGCGCATCGAGATTGCCCGTCTTCATCAGAAGCTCGGCAATACGATGATCTATGTAACCCACGACCAGACCGAAGCCATGACGCTGGCCGACAAGATCGTGGTTCTGCGCGCAGGACGCATTGAACAGGTCGGCTCGCCTTCAACCCTTTATGATGATCCGGACAACATGTTTGTCGGCGGCTTCATCGGTAGCCCGAAAATGAATTTCATGGATGGGGTCATACGCCAGAACGGCGTTGAGGTCGCCGGTGTCATTCTGCAAACCCGGCCGATCGTCAACCGCCCAGCGGACGGTACGCCGGTGCATGTGGGCATTCGGCCCGAGCATTGGCGCTTGGCAGAAGAGGGAAGAACGGCGGTTCCCTTCAAGGTGGGCTTTTCGGAATTTCTGGGAGGTGCCAGCTATCTTTATGGCACAATCGGGGAGAAGAGCTGCACGGTGAATGTGGAGCGAGAGGCGATCTCCGAGCGAGGCTCGGTGCTCAATCTGATGGCTGATGCGGATCACATCTGCCTGTTCGACCAGAATGAGCAGCGCATTCGCTAG